DNA from Patescibacteria group bacterium:
CGGGATCACAAAGCGTATCGCCGGTAAAGGTATTTTTCAACCCCACAGCCGCACCGATATCACCCGCGCGGATTTCTTCGATATCTTCACGGTCATTGGCATACATACGTACGATGCGACCGATGCGCTCCCGTTCGCCTGTTGTTGTATTGAGCACATAGGAACCCGCTTTCAGTGTTCCGGAATAGACCCGGAAGAAACAGAGTTTTCCGATATAGGGATCAGCTGCGATTTTGAATGCAAGCGCGGCAAAGGGCTGATTGTCATCCGGAAGACGCTCAACTTCTTTATCGGGATCGTTAAGATCGAAACCATGCACCGGAGGAATATCCAACGGGGAGGGCAGATAATCGTTTACTGCATCAAGCAGGTATTGTACGCCCTTATTTTTCAGAGCGCTGCCGCAGAGCACCGGAATAACATCGCGAGAAATGCAGCATTTTCGCAGAACCCGTTTAAGATCGGCTACACTCACTTCTTCACCTGCCAAATACTTCGACATGAGCTGTTCATCGTTTTCACAAATAGCTTCCACGAGCTGTGCGCGATAGCTTTCCGTCTTTTCTTTCATATCATCAGGAATCGGACATTCAGTGATCTTGGTACCCAGATCATCTTCATAGAAAAATGCTGTTCGGTTGAGAAGATCGATAATTCCTTTGAATGAATCTTCAATGCCGATAGGAAGCTGAATTGGGTGCGCTTTTTTGGTCAAACGTTCGTGAATGGAATCCAAGTCTTTATAAAAATCAGCGCCGGTACGGTCTAATTTATTAATAAAACACATACGGGGCACTTCGTACTTATCGGCCTGGTGCCACACCGTCTCCGACTGCGGTTCAACGCCTGCAACGCCGTCAAACACAACAACGCCGCCGTCGAGCACGCGCAAGGAGCGCTGCACTTCGACGGTAAAATCAATATGTCCCGGAGTGTCGATGATATTAAATTTATGCTCCTTCCAAAAACATGTTGTTGCCGCTGCGGTGATGGTGATGCCGCGTTCACGTTCTTGAGCCATCCAGTCCATGGTCGCTTCTCCCTCGTGCACTTCGCCGATTTTGTGCTTTTTGCCTGTATAAAACAAAATGCGCTCGGTTACAGTAGTTTTACCGGCGTCAATATGGGCAATAATGCCGAAATTACGTGTTTTTTCCAAAGAATAATCTCGAGACATAGACTGTTTCGTGGTTAGATGTTGGTAGAAGTTTTATCGTGAAAACCGAGCAAAATGGGCAAACGCGCGATTGGCTTCCGCCATGCGATGCACATCATTGCGTTTTTTGATTGCATCCCCTTCTTTTTGTGCGGCAGCCATGAGTTCGTCAGCAAGGCGTTCGAACATAGCACGCTTTTTCTTCCCGCGAGCACCTGCAAGCATCCAGCGGAACGCAAGC
Protein-coding regions in this window:
- the fusA gene encoding elongation factor G is translated as MSRDYSLEKTRNFGIIAHIDAGKTTVTERILFYTGKKHKIGEVHEGEATMDWMAQERERGITITAAATTCFWKEHKFNIIDTPGHIDFTVEVQRSLRVLDGGVVVFDGVAGVEPQSETVWHQADKYEVPRMCFINKLDRTGADFYKDLDSIHERLTKKAHPIQLPIGIEDSFKGIIDLLNRTAFFYEDDLGTKITECPIPDDMKEKTESYRAQLVEAICENDEQLMSKYLAGEEVSVADLKRVLRKCCISRDVIPVLCGSALKNKGVQYLLDAVNDYLPSPLDIPPVHGFDLNDPDKEVERLPDDNQPFAALAFKIAADPYIGKLCFFRVYSGTLKAGSYVLNTTTGERERIGRIVRMYANDREDIEEIRAGDIGAAVGLKNTFTGDTLCDPDKPVVLESITFPEPVISVAIEPKTKADQERMGIAMQKLAEEDPTFRVRTDEETLQTIISGMGELHLEIIIDRMKREFKVEANVGKPQVAYKETIKGTAEAEGKYIKQSGGRGQYGHCWLRVEPLEAGKGFEFEEEIKGGAIPKEFIQPINKGVKEATTRGVLAGYPVIDVKVTVYDGSYHDVDSSEAAFKIAGSMAFQDACRKAGLILLEPLMKVEVITPESFMGEVIGDLNSKRGQVREMSERSGVRIISAFVPLAEMFGYATQLRSMTQGRASYNMEFDHYSEVPRNIVETILAKK